The following are from one region of the Amedibacterium intestinale genome:
- a CDS encoding carboxylate--amine ligase: protein MDCIINNKNRSFLPVLLGTDANAYGMAKSFHKAYGITSLSLGKAPLLETKRSNIVKVMTFHNFDHDEVFRKYIQEVGETYGKEYKKLLLIACGDRYTELIVNNRDIIDKYFITNYIPKEMKEQLENKEDFYKICEQYGLDYPKTFIVTKANKDNFTLPFSFPVAVKASNSIEYVDLEFEGKKKGYKADSLEELKRILSSVYNAGYTGNMIIQDFIPGDDSTMYVLNSYSDQNGNVRVMCLGHCVSEDYTPHGIGNYNAIVQEANSAIYKQYQKFLEDLHYVGYSNFDMKYDERDGKYKVFEINIRQGRSSYFTTASGCNIAEYMAEDLIFHKQNELHYHNNPYLWLHIPPRLLLKYVSKNSYAQVKKLIRDKKYDYTLLYSKDFSIFRSIMIRRFYHMAYKKYKLYFNKRGMD from the coding sequence TTGGATTGTATTATTAACAACAAGAACCGTTCTTTCCTCCCTGTTCTTCTTGGTACAGATGCAAATGCTTATGGTATGGCAAAATCATTTCATAAAGCCTATGGAATTACTTCTCTTTCTTTAGGAAAAGCACCTTTACTTGAAACAAAGAGAAGTAATATTGTCAAAGTCATGACCTTCCATAACTTTGACCATGACGAAGTATTTAGAAAATATATCCAGGAAGTAGGAGAAACATATGGCAAAGAATATAAAAAACTCCTTTTAATAGCATGTGGTGATCGCTATACGGAATTAATTGTTAACAATAGAGATATTATTGATAAATACTTTATTACAAACTACATTCCAAAAGAAATGAAGGAACAGTTGGAAAATAAAGAGGATTTCTATAAAATTTGTGAACAATATGGATTAGATTATCCAAAAACTTTTATTGTCACAAAGGCAAACAAAGATAACTTTACTCTCCCGTTTTCTTTTCCAGTAGCAGTAAAAGCAAGCAATAGTATTGAATATGTAGACTTAGAATTTGAAGGAAAGAAAAAAGGATATAAAGCAGATTCTTTGGAAGAATTAAAACGTATTCTTAGCAGTGTATATAATGCTGGTTATACAGGGAATATGATCATTCAAGATTTTATTCCTGGTGATGATAGTACCATGTATGTATTGAACAGTTATTCAGACCAAAACGGCAATGTTCGTGTCATGTGTTTAGGACATTGTGTAAGTGAAGATTATACACCGCATGGAATTGGAAATTACAATGCTATTGTGCAGGAAGCAAATTCTGCAATATACAAACAGTATCAAAAATTTTTAGAAGATCTGCATTATGTGGGATATTCAAATTTCGATATGAAATATGATGAAAGAGATGGAAAATATAAAGTCTTCGAAATCAACATCCGCCAAGGAAGAAGCAGTTACTTTACAACAGCGTCTGGATGTAATATTGCTGAATATATGGCTGAAGATTTGATTTTCCACAAACAAAATGAATTACATTATCATAACAATCCTTATCTTTGGCTGCATATCCCTCCTAGATTACTATTAAAGTATGTATCAAAAAACAGTTATGCACAGGTTAAAAAATTAATCAGAGATAAAAAATACGATTACACATTACTTTATTCGAAAGATTTTAGTATTTTTAGAAGTATTATGATTCGAAGATTTTATCACATGGCTTATAAAAAATATAAGCTATATTTTAACAAAAGAGGAATGGACTAG